In a genomic window of Nocardiopsis mwathae:
- the tuf gene encoding elongation factor Tu, with protein MAKAKFERTKPHVNIGTIGHIDHGKTTLTAAITKVLHDAYPDLNPFTPFEDIDNAPEERERGITISVAHVEYQTEARHYAHVDCPGHADYVKNMITGAAQMDGAILVVAATDGPMPQTKEHVLLARQVGVPYIVVALNKADMVDDEEIFELVELEIRELLTEYEFPGDDVPVVKVSALKALEGDSEWGNSVLELMKAVDENIPEPERDTDKPFLMPIEDVFSITGRGTVVTGRIERGVVNVNETVDIVGIKEEKQTTTVTGVEMFRKLLDQGQAGDNVGLLLRGIKREDVERGQVVIKPGTTTPHTEFEAQVVILSKDEGGRHTPFFNNYRPQFYFRTTDVTGVVTLPEGTEMVMPGDNTAMTVQLIQPVAMEDGLKFAIREGGRTVGAGRVTKIIK; from the coding sequence GTGGCGAAGGCCAAGTTCGAGCGGACCAAGCCGCACGTAAACATCGGCACCATCGGTCACATCGACCACGGTAAGACCACGCTTACCGCCGCCATCACCAAGGTCCTGCACGACGCGTACCCGGACCTCAACCCGTTCACGCCGTTCGAGGACATCGACAACGCTCCGGAGGAGCGCGAGCGCGGTATCACCATCTCCGTCGCTCACGTCGAGTACCAGACCGAGGCGCGCCACTACGCCCACGTCGACTGCCCGGGTCACGCGGACTACGTGAAGAACATGATCACCGGTGCCGCGCAGATGGACGGCGCGATCCTCGTCGTCGCCGCCACCGACGGCCCGATGCCGCAGACCAAGGAGCACGTGCTCCTGGCCCGCCAGGTCGGCGTTCCGTACATCGTCGTCGCCCTGAACAAGGCCGACATGGTGGACGACGAGGAGATCTTCGAGCTCGTCGAGCTGGAGATCCGTGAGCTGCTCACCGAGTACGAGTTCCCGGGCGACGACGTCCCGGTCGTCAAGGTCTCCGCGCTCAAGGCGCTGGAGGGTGACTCCGAGTGGGGCAACTCCGTCCTGGAGCTCATGAAGGCCGTGGACGAGAACATCCCCGAGCCGGAGCGTGACACCGACAAGCCGTTCCTGATGCCGATCGAGGACGTCTTCTCGATCACCGGTCGCGGCACCGTCGTCACCGGCCGCATCGAGCGCGGTGTCGTCAACGTCAACGAGACGGTCGACATCGTCGGCATCAAGGAAGAGAAGCAGACGACGACCGTCACGGGCGTCGAGATGTTCCGCAAGCTGCTCGACCAGGGCCAGGCCGGTGACAACGTCGGTCTGCTGCTGCGCGGCATCAAGCGCGAGGACGTCGAGCGCGGCCAGGTCGTCATCAAGCCGGGCACGACCACCCCGCACACGGAGTTCGAGGCGCAGGTCGTCATCCTCTCCAAGGACGAGGGTGGCCGCCACACGCCGTTCTTCAACAACTACCGCCCGCAGTTCTACTTCCGTACCACGGACGTCACCGGCGTCGTCACGCTGCCCGAGGGCACCGAGATGGTCATGCCGGGCGACAACACCGCCATGACCGTCCAGCTGATCCAGCCGGTCGCCATGGAGGACGGTCTGAAGTTCGCCATCCGTGAGGGTGGCCGGACCGTCGGCGCGGGCCGCGTGACCAAGATCATCAAGTAG
- the rpsJ gene encoding 30S ribosomal protein S10 has protein sequence MAGQKIRIRLKAYDHEVIDSSARKIVETVTRTGASVAGPVPLPTEKNVYCVIRSPHKYKDSREHFEMRTHKRLIDIIDPTPKTVDSLMRLDLPAGVDIEIKL, from the coding sequence ATGGCGGGACAGAAGATCCGCATTCGGCTCAAGGCCTATGACCACGAGGTCATCGACAGCTCGGCTCGAAAGATCGTCGAGACCGTGACGCGGACTGGCGCGAGCGTCGCTGGCCCGGTGCCGTTGCCGACGGAAAAGAACGTTTACTGTGTCATCCGCTCGCCGCACAAGTACAAGGACTCGCGCGAGCACTTCGAGATGCGCACGCACAAGCGGCTGATCGACATCATCGACCCGACGCCGAAGACCGTCGACTCGCTCATGCGGCTCGACCTTCCGGCCGGCGTCGACATCGAGATCAAGCTTTAA
- the rplC gene encoding 50S ribosomal protein L3, with protein MATKQIKGVLGEKLGMTQVFDESGKIVPVTVVKAGPCVVTRVRTPETDGYSAVQLGFGQINPRKVNKPLGDYLRKHEITPRRHYVEVRTSDATEYQLGQEVTADVFEVGQKVDVTGKSKGKGFAGVMKRHGFAGLSASHGTQRKHRSPGSIGGCATPGRVFKGLRMAGRMGNVRKTVQNLTVQSVDAEKGLILVKGAVPGPNGGLVLVRTAAKGDN; from the coding sequence ATGGCCACCAAGCAGATCAAGGGAGTTCTGGGCGAGAAGCTCGGCATGACCCAGGTCTTCGACGAGTCGGGCAAGATCGTGCCCGTGACCGTTGTGAAGGCCGGTCCGTGCGTCGTGACGCGCGTCCGCACCCCGGAGACCGACGGTTACTCCGCCGTCCAGCTCGGCTTCGGGCAGATCAACCCGCGCAAGGTGAACAAGCCGCTCGGCGACTACCTGCGCAAGCACGAGATCACTCCGCGCCGCCACTACGTCGAGGTCCGCACCTCCGACGCCACCGAGTACCAGCTCGGCCAGGAAGTCACCGCCGACGTCTTCGAGGTCGGCCAGAAGGTCGACGTCACGGGCAAGAGCAAGGGCAAGGGCTTCGCGGGTGTCATGAAGCGCCACGGCTTCGCCGGTCTGAGCGCCTCGCACGGCACCCAGCGCAAGCACCGCTCGCCGGGCTCCATCGGCGGCTGCGCCACGCCGGGCCGCGTGTTCAAGGGCCTGCGGATGGCCGGGCGCATGGGCAACGTGCGCAAGACCGTGCAGAACCTGACCGTGCAGTCGGTGGACGCGGAGAAGGGCCTCATCCTGGTCAAGGGTGCGGTCCCCGGCCCCAACGGCGGGCTGGTGCTCGTCCGTACCGCCGCGAAGGGGGACAACTAG
- the rplD gene encoding 50S ribosomal protein L4 yields MATIEVKNPDGAAGRSVELPDAIFDQQANIPLMHQVVNAQLAAGRQGTHATKTRGEVRGGGRKPYRQKGTGRARQGSIRAPQYAGGGTVHGPQPRDYSQRTPKKMKAAAVRGALSDRARNGRVHVISEFVAEDVTTKRTQAALKALRQVTDSDKVLVVLARSDEHNRLALGNLREVHILDSDQVNTYDVLYSDDVVFTEAGYEEFLAHASGAAKAATSQEDDQ; encoded by the coding sequence ATGGCGACGATCGAGGTCAAGAACCCCGACGGCGCGGCCGGCCGGAGCGTCGAGCTTCCGGACGCGATCTTCGATCAGCAGGCCAACATCCCGCTGATGCACCAGGTCGTGAACGCGCAGCTGGCCGCCGGGCGTCAGGGCACCCACGCCACCAAGACCCGCGGCGAGGTCCGCGGCGGTGGCAGGAAGCCCTACCGCCAGAAGGGCACCGGCCGGGCCCGCCAGGGCTCCATCCGTGCGCCCCAGTACGCCGGCGGTGGAACGGTCCACGGGCCGCAGCCGCGCGACTACTCCCAGCGGACGCCCAAGAAGATGAAGGCCGCCGCCGTCCGCGGCGCCCTGTCGGACCGGGCGCGCAACGGGCGCGTGCACGTCATCAGCGAATTCGTCGCCGAGGACGTCACCACCAAGCGCACCCAGGCCGCTCTGAAGGCGCTGCGCCAGGTCACCGACTCCGACAAGGTGCTGGTGGTGCTGGCCCGCTCCGACGAGCACAACCGTCTGGCGCTGGGGAACCTGCGCGAGGTCCACATCCTCGACTCCGACCAGGTGAACACCTACGACGTCCTCTACTCCGACGACGTCGTCTTCACCGAGGCCGGCTACGAGGAGTTCCTGGCTCACGCCTCCGGTGCCGCGAAGGCAGCGACGTCTCAGGAGGACGACCAGTGA
- the rplW gene encoding 50S ribosomal protein L23, whose translation MRIPDPRDIIIEPVISEKSYGLMDQNQYTFVVKPDANKTQIKIAVEKIFDVKVTSVNTISRQGKRKRTRFGYGKRPDTKRAIVSLREGDRIDIFGV comes from the coding sequence GTGAGGATCCCCGACCCTCGGGACATCATCATCGAGCCGGTGATTTCCGAGAAGAGCTACGGCTTGATGGACCAGAACCAGTACACGTTCGTGGTCAAGCCCGACGCCAACAAGACGCAGATCAAGATCGCGGTCGAGAAGATCTTCGACGTGAAGGTCACCTCCGTGAACACGATCAGCCGTCAGGGCAAGCGGAAGCGCACGCGGTTCGGGTACGGGAAGCGTCCCGACACCAAGCGCGCGATCGTGAGCCTGCGTGAGGGCGACAGGATCGACATCTTCGGCGTCTGA
- the rplB gene encoding 50S ribosomal protein L2 gives MGIRKYKPTTPGRRGSSVSDFVEITRSEPEKSLVRPLHSKGGRNGHGRITARHQGGGHKRAYRVIDFRRHDKDGVPAKVAHIEYDPNRTARIALLHYVDGEKRYILAPAGLKQGDKVENGPTSDIKPGNCLPLRNIPTGTFVHAVELKPGGGAKLGRSAGTQIQLLAKEGAYATLRMPSGEMRQVEISCRATVGQVGNAEQSNINWGKAGRMRWKGKRPTVRGVVMNPIDHPHGGGEGKTSGGRHPVSPWGKKEGRTRAKNKASDRLIVRRRSKKKR, from the coding sequence ATGGGCATTCGTAAGTACAAGCCGACGACACCGGGTCGTCGCGGTTCCAGCGTGAGCGACTTCGTCGAGATCACGCGCTCGGAGCCGGAGAAGTCCCTTGTGCGTCCGCTGCACTCCAAGGGCGGGCGGAACGGCCACGGCCGTATCACCGCGCGCCACCAGGGCGGCGGGCACAAGCGGGCCTACCGCGTCATCGACTTCCGTCGCCATGACAAGGACGGCGTCCCGGCCAAGGTCGCACACATCGAGTACGACCCGAACCGCACCGCGCGGATCGCTCTGCTCCACTACGTCGACGGCGAGAAGCGCTACATCCTCGCTCCGGCCGGACTCAAGCAGGGTGACAAGGTCGAGAACGGCCCCACCTCGGACATCAAGCCGGGCAACTGCCTCCCGCTGCGCAACATCCCCACGGGTACGTTCGTGCACGCGGTCGAGCTGAAGCCGGGTGGCGGTGCCAAGCTGGGCCGTTCCGCCGGTACCCAGATCCAGCTGCTGGCCAAGGAGGGCGCGTACGCCACGCTGCGTATGCCGTCCGGTGAGATGCGCCAGGTCGAGATCTCCTGCCGCGCCACGGTCGGACAGGTCGGCAACGCCGAGCAGTCCAACATCAACTGGGGCAAGGCCGGCCGCATGCGGTGGAAGGGCAAGCGCCCGACCGTCCGCGGTGTGGTCATGAACCCGATCGACCACCCCCACGGTGGTGGTGAGGGTAAGACCTCCGGTGGCCGCCACCCGGTCAGCCCGTGGGGCAAGAAGGAAGGCCGGACTCGGGCGAAGAACAAGGCCAGCGACCGGCTCATCGTGCGTCGTCGTAGCAAGAAGAAGCGGTAA
- the rpsS gene encoding 30S ribosomal protein S19, which translates to MPRSLKKGPFVDHHLINKVVDQNDKGTKNVIKTWSRRSMIVPEMIGHTIAVHDGRKHVPVFVSESMVGHKLGEFAPTRTFRSHVKEDRRSRR; encoded by the coding sequence ATGCCACGTAGCCTTAAGAAGGGTCCCTTCGTCGACCACCACCTGATCAATAAGGTGGTGGACCAGAACGACAAGGGCACCAAGAACGTCATCAAGACGTGGTCGCGGCGTTCCATGATCGTCCCCGAGATGATCGGGCACACCATCGCCGTCCACGACGGTCGCAAGCACGTTCCGGTGTTCGTGTCCGAGTCGATGGTCGGCCACAAGCTCGGCGAGTTCGCTCCCACGCGCACTTTCCGGAGCCACGTCAAGGAAGACCGCCGCAGCCGTCGCTAG
- the rplV gene encoding 50S ribosomal protein L22 encodes MGTRAQARFVRVTPRKARRVVDLIRGLPADEAVAVLKFAPQAASEPVGKVLASAIANAEHNDKLDRETLVVGRAWVDEGPTLKRIRPRGFGRAFRVTKRTSHITVVVESRDSAGASSNKTKERTR; translated from the coding sequence ATGGGAACGAGGGCACAGGCACGGTTCGTCCGTGTGACGCCCCGGAAGGCCCGCCGGGTGGTGGACCTTATTCGCGGGTTGCCCGCTGACGAGGCAGTGGCGGTGCTCAAGTTCGCGCCCCAGGCGGCAAGCGAACCTGTGGGCAAGGTGCTCGCGAGCGCCATCGCCAACGCCGAGCACAACGACAAGCTGGACCGCGAGACGCTGGTCGTCGGGCGCGCCTGGGTGGACGAAGGTCCGACCCTGAAGCGCATCCGGCCGCGGGGCTTCGGCCGCGCCTTCCGGGTCACCAAGCGGACGAGCCACATCACCGTGGTCGTTGAGTCGCGCGACAGCGCCGGCGCCTCGTCGAACAAGACGAAGGAAAGGACCCGATAG
- the rpsC gene encoding 30S ribosomal protein S3, giving the protein MGQKVNPHGFRLGITTDFKSRWYADKLYKDYVKEDVAIRRMLTRGMERAGISKVEIERTRDRVRVDVYTARPGIVIGRRGSEADRIRADLEKLTKKQVQLNVFEVKNPETDAQLVAQGVAEQLSSRVAFRRAMRKAIQSAMKGGAKGIRIQCGGRLGGAEMSRSEFYREGRVPLHTLRADIDYGFFEARTTFGRIGVKVWIYKGDAPATRAEREAAQAAQRTPGGGGGGGGQRRERPQRRRRGGQQGGQGQQAEAKSGASAESAGSAEKSGNEGS; this is encoded by the coding sequence GTGGGGCAGAAGGTCAACCCGCACGGGTTCCGACTCGGCATCACCACCGACTTCAAGAGCCGCTGGTACGCCGACAAGCTGTACAAGGACTACGTCAAGGAAGACGTGGCCATCCGCCGGATGCTGACCCGCGGCATGGAGCGTGCCGGGATCTCCAAGGTCGAGATCGAGCGCACCCGTGACCGTGTCCGCGTCGACGTCTACACCGCCCGGCCGGGCATCGTCATCGGCCGCCGCGGTTCGGAGGCCGACCGCATCCGCGCCGACCTGGAGAAGCTGACCAAGAAGCAGGTCCAGCTCAACGTCTTCGAGGTCAAGAACCCCGAGACCGACGCTCAGCTCGTCGCTCAGGGTGTCGCGGAGCAGCTGTCGAGCCGAGTCGCGTTCCGCCGTGCCATGCGCAAGGCGATCCAGAGTGCGATGAAGGGCGGCGCCAAGGGCATCCGCATCCAGTGCGGTGGTCGTCTGGGCGGCGCCGAGATGTCGCGGTCGGAGTTCTACCGCGAGGGCCGCGTGCCGCTGCACACGCTGCGCGCCGACATCGACTACGGCTTCTTCGAGGCCCGTACGACGTTCGGTCGCATCGGTGTGAAGGTGTGGATCTACAAGGGCGACGCCCCGGCCACCCGGGCCGAGCGCGAGGCGGCCCAGGCCGCGCAGCGCACGCCGGGCGGCGGCGGTGGTGGCGGCGGCCAGCGCCGTGAGCGTCCGCAGCGTCGTCGTCGTGGCGGTCAGCAGGGCGGCCAGGGCCAGCAGGCCGAGGCCAAGTCCGGCGCGTCCGCCGAGTCGGCCGGTTCGGCCGAGAAGTCCGGGAACGAGGGGAGCTGA
- the rplP gene encoding 50S ribosomal protein L16 yields the protein MLIPRKVKYRKQHHPDLRGRAKGGTKVHFGEYGIQALESAYVTNRQIEAARIAMTRHIKRGGKVWINIFPDRPLTKKPAETRMGSGKGSPEWWVAPVKPGRVMFELSGVPEDVAKEAMRRAMHKLPMKCKFVKREVEA from the coding sequence GTGCTCATTCCCCGTAAGGTCAAGTACCGCAAGCAGCACCACCCGGACCTCAGGGGTCGTGCCAAGGGCGGGACGAAGGTTCACTTCGGTGAGTACGGCATCCAGGCTCTGGAGTCCGCCTACGTCACCAACCGGCAGATCGAGGCCGCTCGTATCGCCATGACGCGCCACATCAAGCGTGGCGGCAAGGTCTGGATCAACATCTTCCCGGACCGTCCGCTCACGAAGAAGCCGGCCGAGACCCGCATGGGTTCCGGTAAGGGCTCCCCCGAGTGGTGGGTGGCCCCGGTGAAGCCCGGGCGCGTGATGTTCGAGCTGTCGGGTGTGCCGGAAGACGTGGCCAAGGAAGCCATGCGTCGGGCGATGCACAAGCTCCCGATGAAGTGCAAGTTCGTGAAGCGCGAAGTGGAGGCGTGA
- the rpmC gene encoding 50S ribosomal protein L29: MAKSLTAQELRGQTKDDLAAKLKEAKEELFNLRFQAATGQLDNHGRLRTVKREIARIYTVMREHELGIVPLAGESAEKTKEAAE; the protein is encoded by the coding sequence ATGGCGAAGTCCCTGACCGCCCAGGAGCTGCGCGGCCAGACCAAGGATGACCTGGCCGCGAAGCTCAAGGAGGCGAAGGAAGAGCTGTTCAACCTCCGCTTCCAGGCCGCTACCGGGCAGCTGGACAACCACGGGCGGCTGCGCACCGTGAAGCGTGAGATCGCTCGGATCTACACGGTCATGCGGGAGCACGAGCTCGGCATTGTGCCTCTGGCCGGCGAGTCGGCTGAGAAGACGAAGGAAGCAGCCGAATGA
- the rpsQ gene encoding 30S ribosomal protein S17: MSENTEKVGQTGSERNYRKVREGYVVSDKMQKTVVVEVEDRVKHALYGKIIRRTTKYKAHDEANTCGVGDRVRLMETRPLSATKRWRVVEILEKAK, from the coding sequence ATGAGCGAGAACACCGAGAAGGTGGGGCAGACCGGCTCCGAGCGCAACTACCGCAAGGTGCGCGAGGGCTACGTCGTCAGCGACAAGATGCAGAAGACCGTGGTCGTCGAGGTCGAGGACCGCGTCAAGCACGCGCTGTACGGCAAGATCATCCGCCGCACCACCAAGTACAAGGCCCACGACGAGGCGAACACCTGCGGTGTCGGTGACCGGGTCCGCCTGATGGAGACCCGGCCGCTGTCCGCGACCAAGCGCTGGCGCGTCGTGGAGATCCTGGAGAAGGCCAAGTAA
- the rplN gene encoding 50S ribosomal protein L14 yields MIQQESRLKVADNTGAKEILTIRVLGGSGRRYAGIGDTIVATVKDALPGAGVKKGDVVKAVIVRTTKERRRPDGSYIRFDENAAVLIKDGGDPRGTRIFGPVGRELRDKKYMRIISLAPEVL; encoded by the coding sequence GTGATTCAGCAGGAGTCGCGACTCAAGGTCGCCGACAACACGGGGGCCAAGGAGATCTTGACCATCCGTGTCCTCGGTGGCTCGGGTCGGCGCTACGCGGGCATCGGCGACACCATCGTCGCGACGGTGAAGGACGCCCTTCCCGGCGCCGGCGTGAAGAAGGGCGATGTCGTCAAGGCCGTTATCGTGCGCACCACCAAGGAGCGCCGCCGGCCCGACGGCTCCTACATCCGCTTCGATGAGAACGCCGCCGTCCTCATCAAGGACGGTGGGGACCCGCGAGGCACTCGTATCTTCGGCCCGGTCGGCCGCGAGCTGCGGGACAAGAAGTACATGCGCATCATTTCGCTGGCGCCGGAGGTGCTCTAG